atatcaaacgttagtcataaacgtagtattatcaaatgtaaaccctttagcaacttcgcctacgataaaagtacctttcttttgttgtaaaaccaaatacTCTTGAATatcaaaagtgtttcgatagcagcaaacgattattcgtctACCAGACCAATAATTGTTCTCTTGtttctctcctactagagacgGAGAAAgtgtgagtatttgagcgtatcaCTGCTCTGATGGATAAAAAGGAAGGAGGATGGTAAAATcggaaattgacaattttttaagTTCCAATGACAAAATCATTATAGCAACATAGAAAAAATCCAAATATATGctgaaagagtttgaattaccaacttaGATCCGTaataattggtaaaaatttcaattagaattatgttacaacattaaattgaacctGGCATCCATTTCAATACGaacaatctattaaaaattaaaagaataaGGTTCAATCAATTTTATAAGTAAAGAAAATCAAGTTGAAACCCCGAATAACATTTTATATAtcaaaatgaaaggaattgccagtagaaaaaaactttatagtagtcacaaattcttgcaaaaatttgtcGCAAGAAAACATGCACTTTTATCGTAAGCATAAAaccaacgtttttcagaaaagaagtttatttggcataatttttttatgtgaaacgaattatttttttgcgtgtaaaaTACACATTCATATGTACATAATGCAGTAGCTGTATGTAAATTAGACTGTCCCACGTTATAAAGGAGAAATATGGTTCGGAAAACCAAAGAGCTATTGTTTTGAAGCTTCTTGATCCTCAACGTGTGACTGTTTGTTTTGGTTTATGGTCCGGCGGGGTCTTTAGGCCTTACTGTTTCGATCAACAGTTGCGGTGAATGGATTACACTTTCGAGAGATGATTAATGATTTTGTATGGTCGGAGTTGGATGGTATTGATGTGGACAACGTTtactttcaacaagacggtgctacCTGCCACACAAGCAACGAAACATTGCTTTTTTACGGGAAAACTTTCCGATCGTATTATCTCTGGAAGAGGTGATCAAAATTGGCCACTGAGATCTTGTGATTTAACACCTTGCAAGTTCTTTTTTGGGGCTACTTGAAAGACTTGAAGATGTACGCCAACGTGGTAATAAAttacgcattttttatccgattgtctGTGAAATATGCTGCAGATTGGACAATGTACAGATATTGTtgacatatagacctatctttcgACCTCCCTATATAACACATTACGgatataaaaggtgcatttattactcgatttcgatgaatttggatacagtgagttttggtagacctctACACTCTTTCGGCGACTGTTGTTGGGTAGCAAATACGTTATCCGCATTAAgtaaagggcgattttttagctattatatttttgacaacactggtttaaacagctcacgcacgtttcgtgttttgtttcactgacaAACACCttaagtttggtctataattaaaccatgaatcgtcttataaacgaacaacgcttgcaaattattgaattgtattatcaaaatgcgtgcttggttaagaaagttcatcgcatgattcttccattttgcgacgaagctcatttttggctcaatgggtatgtaaataagcagaattgtggatgcattgcaagagctaccaatgtttccaaaaaaaagtcacagtttggtgcggtttatgggctggtggcatcattggaccgtacttcttccaagatagtgcgaatcgtaacgtaactgtgaatagtgagcgctaccCCCAATAtacaagagtttgacttgcatgacatgtggtttcaacaatacggtgccacacagcacgcataaccATGGACTTATTgggggcgagttcggtgaacatattATTTTACGTTCAGGATCGGTCTATTatccgcctagatcgtgcgatttaaggccgttagaatattttttgtggagctTTGTTaaaccgtaaacagctgagtacaattttttctttcgaagtgcactatctgtcaaagagttttggttgtgtgtgtgtgtgtattatagttaagaactataacacacacaaataacataaaatggcgcgaactagtaacatacacaaaatcagagttgcactaatcactgtcttcgacagatagtgcactcaatattttgttgttgggcaactgccactatctgtaaatgaatatatcttgtgtCTATAAAAAACCggcttcaattgacacattgaaagacaacattgaagcatttattcgtgagataccggatgaaaagttggaaagagtatgctaaaatTTAACTAagaggatggaccatttgagacacagtcacggttaacttttgcatgaaaaaatcttcaaacattgagTTATATGTACCGTACTGTCGATTCAAATAAGGATTTCAtgcttttttctgaattttatgaggtttttttttttgaaaaactttcctattaaagctgttaaaaaatcaaaatttacaaaaatccgATAGACGTGCAAGTGGTATAGAGAGGGTCcacggacaggcggacaaatGAACATGGCTCAGCCGAATCAGGAACAATCAGGAATCAGGGTCGAACCGCACATTTTATCACAGTAACAGTAGTGGCGCAGGTCCACAGCTTATGTTTTCACCATGAATTGACATCGTGTTTACACGTGTTAACGTTAACCGAACGCTTTGGCTtattggatttttttgtttggtacACTCTAATGTAGATCAATTCTTTGCTTATATTGGTGTAACGGACAATATGATTCTAAAACCACTCGATGAACATTCCGGCCATCACATTGTACCGAAaacacctggccaatatttgcTGAAGAGATGGGCATACCTAAGGAAGAAGTCGCAGTCTTTGAGAAAACAAGTGCGAATTACATTCGCAGGTAAAGCATTCCACTtggcaaaaatatatatggcacctttagtagctaaatctgaaccgactttgacTGAATTCGGTACCAACATACATACGTACGGAAGCTACATCGAAATCTTAGGCGAATTCCCTCACTTTTAATAGGCTTTGGCTTTCTAGACCTTAAAATTAACCTGTGCCAAATTCAAAGATAATTCAATGGAAAAATCGGAAAACGACTTTTGGTCGTTCGGCATAATTGACAATAGGTTCTTCCCCCCTACGTTTGAGTGTCACAAGCAAATTCACTATGAGTTGTAATGCCCTGCAACATCACTGTGGTACATGAAACTATGGAAGTACCTAATACTACTTTTCTAACCGAAAAATATTTAAGACTAATTGTACCAGCAGAAAATCTTTCTTTTTATGTTGAGTTTTAGCTTGCAGTCCATCTTTGAAAAAACTAAGCGCCTAGTGTGAGAGACGCTGTTATGTTAAGCATAAGTTTGGCTGGCACCTGTCCATTCCGTCGGGGGTTTCCGCAAAAGGTCGTTCGCTGCACTGCATTTGCACTTACGCTACAACAACCACACTGATCTAAACAGGAACTTTACATACTTCAACATCGGTTGGTAAGAGTTGTTCGGCTTTATTATTCGGTTGCTATGGTGAAATGCCGGTGTGGGCGAGTGGTAACCACAACAAAACAACGATGGTCTAAACAAGTGGAAAGGCCAAcatcgttttgtttgtttacctAACGTGTTTGTTGATAAACAATATTAGCCTTGAACAGAAGTGGCCACAGTCGATATATCCTCTTCCGTCGCCTAACACGTTCGCACCATAAGTGATGTCCCTTAAATCCTCATTGCAAAACCGTGAATTGACTAATAAAAATTGTCCCGGTTGCCAAGTCCAGGCCATAACCAAAAGCACATTCATCAAAACAAATGGCAGGAAAAGTTCAACGGTTAAAGGGCCGGGTCATTCGGTAACGGCATTGAAAAACTTTAACAGGCGAAACTCGGCCAGTTCAATACAATCGGCGGGGCCAAGTACCAGCAGCAACTATGTGTCCATAAGGCAATTATTAGCCAACCAGGAGGCATGTCCGTTACCGAacaattgcaaatttcagtTTACAGAGCAAAGGTGCAACTATGAGCGGATGGcgaaatcgcaccactcatcctCTTCCACAGCGTCGCCGTCGAAAAGCAGCGTCGCCGTCGATGCAAATACAGATGCTGGTAATACGCTCTCCTCGTTGCCAGATGAACAGGCCGATCAAATAAGCTCCCAGTTTCTAGCTCTCCGTGAATTTCGACTTAACAACCGCAACGAATGTTTTGGTGATGGACGGCACATGGTTCAGGACGAAATAGTCAAATCTGAGAGTGACACACCGAAACAGTCGAACGAACAGTTGTTGTGGATTCTAAACAAACATGTATCCTCCACCACCCCACCGTATGCGCTGAGGCAAACCCTGTTGCGAACGGAACTAGCCAAGGATTTTACCAATCGGCTAAAACAAATCGAATACAAAAacaggggtttaaataaaagcctAGCCTTGAGTTACCAACCGATGTACAGTATGAAGAAGACCTGAGAAAATGCAAAGTGTAGGCAATGGTTTCCAGCTACTCCGGCTCTCGATATAAAATAAATAGAGGGAAAAAATTCTTGGATCATTAGgtcgtctcgaaaaagaaatagaaatgaaaattataaaataaaataatcgtcgccttaacaggcaaaaaaaataaaataaataaagttttcaaaACTTAGAGTCCTTATTAAAAACGCGtttaaatttaagtaaaattggGGTCGGATTTCAAAAgtgaaaaattatatttaaaatttttcaaaaaaaaagatctgccaccgtggcgcattgtttagcatgtccacctatgaagccgaacgcctgggttcaaattccggtGTTGacatcacaaaattttttagcgGTGATTATGCCCTTACTAATGGTGGCTGCATTTGTGAGGTGTGTTTTGTGTTTTAAAACTCTACAACGTAGTGTAGctatgcgacacgccgttcgggctcggcataaaaaataaagtcgcttatcattcagcttaaactttaatcggaccgcactcattgatatgagagaagtatcccctgttccttaatgggttCTCCCAGTTTTAGTGCATTAATAGATGATGTTTATGAAATGTCTTTCTGAAATTCTCGGTAAGATTCGAAGCATGGCGTTTAGTTTCATAGGTTTATATAGATGgctttatataattttatatgattttttatacccaccaccgaaggatgggggtatattcattttgtcattccgtttgcaactcatcgtaatatccatttccggtatatatatctagccatgtccgtctgtctgttgaaatcacgctacagtctttaaaaatagagatattgagctgaaactttgtacagattcttcttttgtccataagcaggttaagtccgaagatgggctatatcggactatatcttgatatagcccccatatagaccgatccgtcgatttaggatcttaggcccataaaagccacatttattatccgattttgttgaaatttgggacagtgagttgtgttatgccagtcgaaatccttcttcaatttggcccagatcggtcaagatttagatacagatgcattatagaccgatctctcgatttaaggctttgggcccataaaaggcgcatgtattgtccgatgtcgccgaaatttaggacagtgagttgtgttagggtcttcgacatttttctgaaacttggcctacatcggtccagttttgcatatagctaccatatagaccgacatgtcgatttaaagttttgggcccataaaagacgcatttattttctgatgttgccgaaatttgggacagcgagttttgttaagccctttcacatcctccttcaatttggccgagaaagatccagatttagatatagctgtcatataaacggatcgctcgatttgaggttttgggcccaaaaaaaaagacgcatttattgtctgatgttgccgaaatttgggacagtgagttgtgttaggcccttcaacattcttctccaattttggctcggttcagatttggatatagctgttatatagaccaatctctcgatttaaggtcttgggcccataaaaagcgcatttattgtccgatttcaccgaactttgggactgtgagttgtgttagtttcttcaatattcttctccTATTTGgctcagttttggatatagctgccaatagaccgatctctcgatttaaggttttgggctcataaaaggcgcatttattgtccgatggcacCGAAATTCGCGATAGTTTTATctagcccctcgatatctttctgcaatatggcacagatcggttcagatttggatatagctgccatatagaccgatccgtcgatttagggtcttgggcccataaaagccacatttatcatccgattttgctgaaatttggaaccgtgatttatgttaggcttttcgacatccgtgttttatatggttaagatcggtctatatttggatatggctaacaAAAAggcccaaaattttgttctacaaaattgaacaaagacttgtacttattagatttATAatagtttatatgaaagctataccagattatgaaccgatttgaatcatatttaacacagttgtaggaagtgatatcgaaacaccacttgcaaaatttcatcggacgagaattgcgccctctagaggctcaagaagtcaagacccaagatcggtttatatggcagctatattaaaacatggaccgattcggcccatttacaatcccaaccgacctacactaataaaaagtagcggaagttagcgtgctttcgacagacagacggacggacggatatggctagattgacgAAAAACGACATGaccatcaaaaatatatatatactttatggggtctcagacgcatatttcgaggtgttacaaacagaatgacgaaattagtatacccccatcctatggtgtagggtataaaaacaggacAGGCTTGACTTTTTCGTaacggatttttttttgcattctacGTGCATTAATATATTGCTATAAACCAACTATAAAGCTCTCATTTCACGCGCTTTAGaatccctttttttttttgcacatgaCTGTAACTCTGTTATTTGCAATTGCaaccgcctgaaattttgaggcAAGATGCACCTGACATTTGTCatccaaaataaacaaaaaacgccattttggcaaaaaaatcgaGGAAGGCCATTTTAATATTAAGCCATAGATATGCTAATCTACCCTCCCAAAAATGAACGGTCTGTACATAACCCTATTAAGTCAGCAACTCGACTTCTCAGCGTATTCGAAAATTGTTTATATCGGGCCATAAtaagatttagctgccatgctGACCGACGTACCGATTTAAGGGTacatgtatcacccgattttgttgcAATTTAGCACAGTGACATTCTGCCGACATTCGCaacgagtttggtccagatcgaactatattaagatatagctggcatatagaccgatctgccgaattagggttttaagcccacaaaagcccgatttgttacccgatttcgttgaaatttaaacagTGAATTGCTCTGGGCCTCTCATTATCCGCACTCAACATAGTCCAGAGcggatcaaatttggatatagctgtcatatagactgatgtacttatttagggtcttaagcccataaaagctgtatttcctttttcgatgaaatttagagCAGTGAGTTAGCCTAGATTTCCCGTTGTCCgaaccaaatttggtccagatcggaccatactttgatATAAACATGGAGTTGCACTAGGCCACCTGATCTCTGAATcgcgtatggtccatatcataccatatttcaatagatgcagccatatggaccgatctgcagatctgggatcttaaaccATGTAATCCTCATTTATAACctcatttccttgaaattttaactATGACTTATATCGCTTCTAGGTAcctgaaccgaatatgatccaaatcggcccatatttggcCATTAATGtaggtttaaaataaaataggataataaatgtatctatggtggtgagtgtccaaagttcggcacgtagattttacttgttttttaacatttggttaggaattgcttccggtatatgcttaagaagtaaagtcgGATGATCTTTGAATATAGGAGCAATAGACACGGAAtcagaccattcttggcatggatgttggaagtaataggAGCGAAGCAAAAAACAATTGCCGGAGCGGAGCAGAAAAAGGTACCCGCTTCGTATCACTGGTTTGAACCCAGTGCCAGtgtcttctgtccgtccgtctgtccgtccgtccgtccgtctgtccgtccgtccgtccgtctgtctgtctgtcgaaagcacgctaacttccaaaggagtaaagctagctgcttgaaattttgcacaaatacttcttattagtgtaggtcggttggtattgtaaacgggccaattcggtccatgttttgatacagctgccacataaaccgatcttgggtcttgacttcctgcgcctctagactgcgcaattcttatccgattgggacgaaattttgcacgacgtgttttgttatgatatccaacaactgtgccaagtatggattaaattggtccataacctgatatagctgccatataaaccggtcttgggtcttgacttcttgagcctctagagtgcgcaattcttatccgattggaatgaaattttgcacgacgtgttttgttatgacatccaataactgagccaagtatggctcaaatcggtccataacctattatagctgtcatataaaccgatcttgggtcttgacttctggagcctctagagtgcgcaattcttatccgattggaatgaaaatttgcaagacgtattttattcttactttcaacaactgtgtcgaataaggttcaaatcggtttataacctaatttagctgccatataaaccgatcttgggtcttgacttcttgagcctctagagtgcgcaattcttatccgattggaatgaaattttgcacgtagtattttgttatgatatccaacaattgtgccaagtatggtttaaatcggttcataacctcatatagctgtaatataaacagatctgaggacttgatttcttgagcttctagagggcgcaattcctatccgatttggttgaaatgttgcaagacgtattttattcttactttcaacaactgtgtcaaataaggttcaaatcggttcaaaacgtcatatagctgccatataaaccgatctgggatcttgacttcttgagcctctagaggtcgtaattattatccgatttgcctgaaattttgtacgacggattctctcatgaccatcaacatacgtgtttattatggtctgaatcagtctatagcccgatacagctcccatataaaacgatctctctattttacttcttgagccctcaaaggttgcaattcttattcgaattggctgacattttacacaggtctccaacatataattttattgtggtccaaaccggaccatatcttgatatcgctctaatagcagagcaaatcttttcttatatcctttttttgcctaagaagagatgccgggaaaagaactcgaaaaatgcgatccatggtggagggtatatacgattcggcccggccgaacttagcacgcttttacttgttatgtctgCGGGAGTTGAAATCTAGGCCATGCGCTACTGCAGATTGTGGACAATGAGGGTCACATTTGGCAAATGTTGGGATGATAAACCGAATTCGATGAAGCGTCCCCTTGCACAAACATTTGATTAATCGacgtatgtttgtatgtatattggattacttttatttatatttttcctttttttaacatatttatatattatatatgtgTATGCGGTGTAGTATAtgtctgtatatatatatatataaccttTTGAATACATAAAAATAATTGCAGTGTAAATACACTTACAATttgaataataaatatttatgtaaatgtgtgtgtgtgtgtgtgtttttgtttataaattgtGTATCGCCATCATACAGTAGTGACGTCCGTCAACATACAAAGAAATCTCCATTCGTCCGTACGGCTGTAGCTCGTTAACGTAATTTGGAAAGTAGAAAGTacctatgttttcttttttcatttctttttgattgtttcaattttacaaaaatcttttttgaaatttttttaaattat
This Stomoxys calcitrans chromosome 2, idStoCalc2.1, whole genome shotgun sequence DNA region includes the following protein-coding sequences:
- the LOC106087699 gene encoding uncharacterized protein LOC106087699 codes for the protein MSLKSSLQNRELTNKNCPGCQVQAITKSTFIKTNGRKSSTVKGPGHSVTALKNFNRRNSASSIQSAGPSTSSNYVSIRQLLANQEACPLPNNCKFQFTEQRCNYERMAKSHHSSSSTASPSKSSVAVDANTDAGNTLSSLPDEQADQISSQFLALREFRLNNRNECFGDGRHMVQDEIVKSESDTPKQSNEQLLWILNKHVSSTTPPYALRQTLLRTELAKDFTNRLKQIEYKNRGLNKSLALSYQPMYSMKKT